In one Spirosoma rigui genomic region, the following are encoded:
- a CDS encoding RNA polymerase sigma factor, whose product MFLKRFRRPKPTTDAEYVATYRATGDLAVLGELYERHMELVYAVCYNYLRDEDEAKDAVMHLFEQLVTDLRRHDVQQFQSWLHSVARNYCLMQLRKKQAHPLATLLTQDAGEGESDDFLLLADAVSDGAELEEDLTRMEACLQTLPAEQRTCLTLFYLEQKSYTDVAHQTGYDLKQVKSYLQNGRRNLKLCMSKQP is encoded by the coding sequence ATGTTTTTAAAACGGTTTCGTAGACCCAAACCCACTACCGACGCGGAATACGTAGCGACTTACCGCGCTACGGGTGATCTGGCCGTGCTGGGTGAGCTCTACGAACGGCACATGGAACTCGTCTACGCCGTATGCTACAACTACCTGCGCGATGAAGACGAGGCTAAAGATGCCGTTATGCACCTCTTTGAGCAACTCGTGACTGATTTGCGCCGACACGATGTTCAGCAGTTTCAGTCCTGGCTGCACAGCGTTGCCCGCAACTACTGCCTGATGCAACTCCGTAAAAAACAGGCGCACCCGCTGGCAACCCTGCTGACGCAGGATGCGGGCGAAGGTGAATCGGACGACTTCCTGCTGCTGGCCGATGCCGTATCTGACGGGGCCGAGCTGGAAGAAGACCTGACCCGCATGGAAGCCTGCCTGCAAACCCTGCCTGCCGAGCAGCGCACCTGCCTGACGCTTTTTTACCTCGAGCAGAAAAGTTATACCGACGTAGCCCATCAAACAGGCTATGACCTGAAACAAGTAAAAAGTTATTTGCAAAATGGACGACGAAATCTGAAACTTTGCATGAGTAAACAACCATGA
- a CDS encoding CaiB/BaiF CoA transferase family protein, translating to MSTTRQPVTGPLLGLRILDLTRLLPGPLGTMLMADMGADVIKIEDPGAPDYVRAFPPYVNGESANYMAYNRSKRSVFLAYQTPEGRAQFLALVKTADVVVEQFRPGHLDLLGMGYEAARAVNPRIIYVSVTGYGQTGPYAHLAGHDLNYIALAGVLGLTGESGTGGEPHPPVVPGVQLADIAGGSYGCVMATLAAIYARERTGEGQHVDVSMTDAVMPLLSVAYASFAGGQPPVRGAMPLSGGLPNYGVYLCRDGRYAALGTLEPKFWQKFCTLIGKPDWLAFSQPASATQLTDFKARLQTVFLERNCDEWTRFGLENDILITPVNTLADLETDPHLTARQMVVTQTHPVAGPFRSIGVPLKFSGTPARPAWPAPAPGEDTDDILAQTLGNPPPA from the coding sequence GTGTCTACGACCCGCCAGCCTGTCACCGGCCCTTTGCTGGGCCTGCGCATTCTCGACCTAACCCGGCTGCTGCCCGGACCCCTCGGTACTATGCTGATGGCCGATATGGGGGCCGATGTGATTAAGATCGAAGATCCCGGCGCACCCGACTACGTTCGGGCTTTTCCCCCTTACGTTAACGGCGAATCGGCAAACTATATGGCCTATAACCGTTCCAAGCGCAGTGTTTTTCTTGCCTATCAAACGCCGGAAGGCCGTGCGCAGTTTCTGGCGTTAGTGAAAACGGCCGACGTTGTAGTCGAGCAGTTCCGGCCGGGGCACCTGGACCTATTGGGTATGGGCTATGAAGCTGCCCGCGCCGTCAATCCCCGCATCATCTACGTATCGGTTACGGGTTACGGGCAAACCGGCCCTTATGCCCACCTGGCGGGGCACGACCTCAACTACATAGCATTGGCGGGTGTGCTGGGCTTAACGGGCGAGAGCGGAACCGGTGGGGAGCCGCATCCGCCCGTAGTGCCGGGGGTGCAGCTGGCCGATATTGCCGGGGGCTCGTACGGCTGCGTGATGGCTACCCTGGCAGCCATTTACGCCCGGGAACGAACGGGCGAGGGGCAGCACGTCGATGTGTCGATGACCGATGCCGTCATGCCGCTGTTGTCAGTTGCCTACGCCAGTTTTGCGGGGGGGCAGCCGCCGGTACGCGGTGCTATGCCGCTGTCGGGTGGCCTGCCCAACTACGGGGTGTACCTGTGCCGCGACGGCCGGTATGCCGCGCTTGGTACGCTGGAGCCCAAATTCTGGCAGAAGTTCTGTACGCTTATCGGTAAACCTGACTGGCTGGCTTTTAGTCAACCCGCCAGTGCCACGCAGCTAACCGACTTCAAGGCCCGGCTGCAAACCGTTTTTCTGGAAAGGAACTGCGATGAATGGACCCGTTTCGGGCTGGAGAACGACATTCTCATTACGCCCGTTAACACGCTCGCTGACCTCGAAACGGACCCGCATCTGACGGCGCGGCAGATGGTGGTGACGCAGACGCATCCGGTGGCGGGTCCATTCCGAAGCATCGGGGTTCCGCTGAAATTTTCGGGTACCCCGGCCCGGCCCGCCTGGCCCGCCCCGGCACCGGGAGAGGACACCGACGATATACTGGCGCAAACGCTCGGAAACCCGCCCCCGGCGTAA